The following DNA comes from Halorhabdus tiamatea SARL4B.
CGGCGAGGTCCCGGACGTCGAAATATACGCCGACGAACTCCTTTCGACGCTCTTTCACAACCTCCTGTCGAACGCCGTCGAACACAACGACCGGGACTACCCCTCGGTCGAAGTGAGGGTCGAACGCGACAACGAGTCGGTCACGGTCTCCATCGCAGACGACGGGCCAGGCATCCCACCCGCGGAGCGCGAACGGCTCCGCGGCGTCGATACTGACCCGGATCCGTCCGGCGAGTCGGGCCTCGGGCTGTATATCGTCGGGATGCTCCTCGAGCGCTACGACGGGTCTGTTTCGATCGACGACCGGAAGCCCCGCGGGACAGTCGTCACCGTCGAGTTGCCGATCGCAGACGGCGAGTGATTCCGACAGATCGGTCCGACAGTAACTGTCATTTGTCACCGGCTGGAATGGCGAGACATGGAACTGTCACACGTCGCGATCTGGGTGACCGACCTCGACCGATCCCTCGAATTCTACGGGGCGCTGGGCTTCGAGCGGGCGTGGTCGTTCACCGACGAGGGCGTCGAGAACGTCTACGTCCGTGGCGAGGGCGGCGAACTCCAGTTGCGCCACGACCCCGACCGGACGACGCCGATCGCACCCTCGCGGGCCGATACCGACCACGTCGCACTGAGTGTCGATGATCGGGACGCCGTCGACGCTGCGGTCGAAGCCGCCGTCGAAGCCGGGGGCTCCGTCGTCGCCGATCCCCACGCCGTCGAGGCGGCCGACGCCTACGCCGCGTTCGTCGAGGACCCCGACGGCTACACGCTCGAATTCGTCGCGCCGCTGGAGGGCGAGCAATGACCGACGCTCGCCTCGCGCTCGTCTTCGACGACGGGTATCGCAGCGACTTCGACATGCTCCGTCCCGCCCTCGCCGAACTCGACGCTCCGATGACGCTCGCGATCGTCCCCGGGTGGCTCGGCGGCGATGACCACGTCACGCCCGAGGAACTCCGGACGCTCGCCGAGGACGGTCACGAAATCCTCTCGCACGGCCGTCGCCACCGGTATCTGGGAACCCACCGCGTGACCGCAGACGTTTCGGCTGGCGACCGGCGAGTTACCCTGGACGATCACGTCTTCCCCGAGGACGATCACGGCGTCTACGTCGGCGACGACTACGAGATCACCGACGGTGAGGAGAGCGAGACGGTGACACTCGCCGAAAAGGCAGGCACCGACGACGAACCGATCATGGCATTCGAGACCGCGCTGTCGGCGGAGTACGCCGCCGGCGAGGCGGTCGTCCGCCCGGCGATGGACACGATCGAGGACGAGATCGTCGGCGTCCGCGAGGAATTCGACGAGCTTGGCTTCGATCCGACGGGGTTCGTCTTTCCCTACGACGCCACCGATCCCCGAGCCTGGGCGGTCGCGAGCGAGGAATACGATACTATCGCGAACGCGGCCGTCCGGTCGCTGCCGAACCCGCCGGGGACGCTCCCGACGAACTGGCGGCGGTACTACCTCCAGACGGACCACCTGACCCGCCCGGAGATCGAATCGTACCTCGATACCCTCGCCGAGCAGGGCGGCGTTGGCATCCTCGCCGGCCACAGCGACTGGGCGTCGGTCCCCGAGGAGCGCGTGACCTGGACCGTCGAGGCCGCCCGCGAGCGCGGGATCGACGTGACGACGCTCCGTGAGGCGGCCGAGCGCGTTGAGTAGGTCCCGACTGCGTCGGCGTGGGTGACTGAAACCATCCCATCCGGCGTCATGGGTTTATACTGCTGAGACACCTAGGTGTCCACGTGCAACGGACGGCTGCCCTGGACGACGTGATCTTCGGCGTGGACGTCCAGAGCGGGGACGTGCGGGGGGATGCGCCCTCCTACGCGCTGGTCATCTTCGACGGCGAGCGCATCGAGCGAGACGTGGTGAGCCGCCGGAAACTCCGGCGACTCATCGACGACGAAGCGCCGGCGATCGTCGCCACGGACAATATGTACGAACTCGCCGCGGACAAGGACGCCCTCGTCCACTTCCTCCGGGAGTTACCCGACGGAACCCGACTCGTCCAGGTTACCGGCGACGAACAGCCCGAACCGCTCTCGCGGGTCGCTTCCCGTCACGGCGTCCCCTACGGCAAGGACCCGATGAAAGAGGCCGAGGCTGCGGCCCGACTCGCGGCCGGCAACGTCGGCTACGAGGTGTCGGCGTTCAGCGACACGACCCAGGTGAAGGTCGCCCGCGGGCGCTCGACCGGCGGCGGTGGCGGCTGGAGCGAGGACCGATTCACCCGGCGGATCCACGGCTCCGTGAAGAAGCGCGCCCGCGAGGTCGAGCGCGAACTCGAGGACGCAAATCTCGACTACGATCGGGAGGTGACCGAGAAGTACGGCGGCTTCTCGAACGCAGTTTTCGAGGTCGAAGCCCCGCCCGAGGCCATCCCCGTCTCCCGGGAACGGTCGGGCGATACCAGAATCGAGATCGAGCGCGAGCGCTTAGAGGGGATCGAGTTCGAGCCCCTGGCCCACCGGCGCGATCACGTCGTCGTCGGCGTCGATCCCGGGACGACCACCGCGATCGCCGTCGTGGGCCTCGACGGCGAGGTGCTCGACGTCCACTCCACCCGGACCGCCGACACCGCCGCAGTCATCGAATGGATCGTCGAACGCGGGCGACCGATCGTCGTCGCCGCGGACGTCACGCCGATGCCCGAGACCGTCGAGAAGCTCCGGCGGAGTTTCGACGCCGCCGGCTGGACTCCCGAAAGCGACCTCCCTGTCGACGAGAAACTCCACCGGACGCGCAAGCAGCCATACGACAACGACCACGAGCGCGACGCGCTGGCGGCCGCACTCGAAGCCTTCGACGATCACGCCGATCAGTTCGAACGCGTCGCCGCGAAAGTCCCGCCGCGCGAGGAAGTCGGCCCCGTGCTGGCTCGCGTCGTCGCCGGCGAGGAAAGCGTCGAGAGCGTCCTGGACGACCTCGCGGACGACGAGGGCGAACCCACCGAAACCACCGAACACACGCCACGCGAACTCACCGCCGAGGAGAAACAGATCAAGCGCCTGCAGGACCGCGTCGACCGACTCGAGTCCCACGTCGAAGACCTCGACGAGACGATCGAGGCGAAAGACGAGACGATTACCGAGTACGAGGAGAAACTCGAGGAAGCACGCAGCGAGCAGCGAGCGGAGACGCGAAAACGGCGGGAAGTCACCCGCCTTGAGCGGGAGAACGACCGGCTCGAACGCGAACTCCAGAGCGAGCGTGAGCGAGTCGAGGACCTGGAGGGCAAACTCGAACGCCTGAAAGCGCTCTGGAAACTCGATCACTCGAACTTCGCCGACGTCGAGGAGACAAAGGAGGGACTGGTGCCCGTGAAGGTCGTCGAGAAGTTCACGACCGCGGCGATCGAGGACGCCGACGACCGCTTCGGCCTCGCCGAGGGTGACATCATCCTCTTTCGGGACGCGACGGGCGCGGGCCGCTCGACAGCCGAGCGGTTGGCAGAGCTCGACCCGAAACTCGTCCTCCGGACCGGCGGGCTCTCGGATGTCGCAGACGAGGTGCTCTTCGAGGAGGACGTCCCGGTCGCGCCGGCCGAGAACGTCACCGTCCAGGAGGTCGACGAACTCGCCGTCGCCCGCGAGCGCGAAGTCGAGGCCGCTATCGAGGAGTGGCGCGAGTACGCAAGCGAGCGCGAGAAGGCCCGGACCGCGGAGATGGTCGACACGCTGATCAGCGAGCACCGGGCGTCGGGCCACGGCGGGAGCTGACGCGCCGGCAGTCGTTCCGGCGTGGCCAGCCGCGATCGAAACCAGTCTCGATTTTACCCTCGCCGTTCACGGCCCCGTATGGACCAATTTGTCGCCGAGAACCTCGACCGGTACGGAGACACCCAGGGGGTCCTGCCCGAGCGGCTGGACGAATTCGGCGAGCGGTACCGCCGGCA
Coding sequences within:
- a CDS encoding VOC family protein produces the protein MELSHVAIWVTDLDRSLEFYGALGFERAWSFTDEGVENVYVRGEGGELQLRHDPDRTTPIAPSRADTDHVALSVDDRDAVDAAVEAAVEAGGSVVADPHAVEAADAYAAFVEDPDGYTLEFVAPLEGEQ
- a CDS encoding polysaccharide deacetylase family protein yields the protein MTDARLALVFDDGYRSDFDMLRPALAELDAPMTLAIVPGWLGGDDHVTPEELRTLAEDGHEILSHGRRHRYLGTHRVTADVSAGDRRVTLDDHVFPEDDHGVYVGDDYEITDGEESETVTLAEKAGTDDEPIMAFETALSAEYAAGEAVVRPAMDTIEDEIVGVREEFDELGFDPTGFVFPYDATDPRAWAVASEEYDTIANAAVRSLPNPPGTLPTNWRRYYLQTDHLTRPEIESYLDTLAEQGGVGILAGHSDWASVPEERVTWTVEAARERGIDVTTLREAAERVE
- a CDS encoding DUF460 domain-containing protein; the protein is MQRTAALDDVIFGVDVQSGDVRGDAPSYALVIFDGERIERDVVSRRKLRRLIDDEAPAIVATDNMYELAADKDALVHFLRELPDGTRLVQVTGDEQPEPLSRVASRHGVPYGKDPMKEAEAAARLAAGNVGYEVSAFSDTTQVKVARGRSTGGGGGWSEDRFTRRIHGSVKKRAREVERELEDANLDYDREVTEKYGGFSNAVFEVEAPPEAIPVSRERSGDTRIEIERERLEGIEFEPLAHRRDHVVVGVDPGTTTAIAVVGLDGEVLDVHSTRTADTAAVIEWIVERGRPIVVAADVTPMPETVEKLRRSFDAAGWTPESDLPVDEKLHRTRKQPYDNDHERDALAAALEAFDDHADQFERVAAKVPPREEVGPVLARVVAGEESVESVLDDLADDEGEPTETTEHTPRELTAEEKQIKRLQDRVDRLESHVEDLDETIEAKDETITEYEEKLEEARSEQRAETRKRREVTRLERENDRLERELQSERERVEDLEGKLERLKALWKLDHSNFADVEETKEGLVPVKVVEKFTTAAIEDADDRFGLAEGDIILFRDATGAGRSTAERLAELDPKLVLRTGGLSDVADEVLFEEDVPVAPAENVTVQEVDELAVAREREVEAAIEEWREYASEREKARTAEMVDTLISEHRASGHGGS